One region of Cinclus cinclus chromosome 1, bCinCin1.1, whole genome shotgun sequence genomic DNA includes:
- the LOC134057719 gene encoding LOW QUALITY PROTEIN: ATPase family AAA domain-containing protein 2-like (The sequence of the model RefSeq protein was modified relative to this genomic sequence to represent the inferred CDS: inserted 1 base in 1 codon) — translation MLIPCVLTALQKRGDFEVHQSCRLXQSIYTTTNPSVLYTMVLWWEAGEALERLPGGGVEPHQVSPEGNEGKEGNGLRRSFRQRKAVERYQSPLENLRKHNLRLSKHTSAVKRRDSGKKRKRSPSANSKKDDIKGAPNDHTKTETTRKGNLNEVHNDHMKIGASLAGVEQMQIDGSVQFHGVGGLSDHISALKEMVILPLLYPDVFEILKFKPPRGCLFYGPPGTGKTLVARALANECSRGDRKVTFFMRSAADCMSKWVGESERQLRLVFEQAYQMRPSIIFFDEIDALAPVRSSKQDQVHSSVVGTLLTLMDGLASRGEVVVIGATNRLDSIDPALRRPGRFEREFLFNLPNKEARLEIFKIHTRDWTLKPSDNLLEDLAEKCVGFCGADIKALCVEAGLCALRRRYPQIHESDKRLKIDARSIKVTAKDFATAMQKIVPASQRAGASPGRALPAISKPLLENTLERILQALQRAFPHAKLALKKNQGNDVFDSDDDLPSISEKRPDSKKAEFRTFSRNSSYQPTSFRPRFLLVEEPGCGQAFDLAPAVLHALEKFPAYTLDLSTLFVSTTSQEETCSQLIREAQRTAPSIIYIPQIPSWWEAVGPTLKAGFTGLLNSIPYFAPVLLLATSDVPHEDLPEEIKTLFNANRGEVFNIPRPTCAERKGFYEDLIMRQAAEPPASKNNADSQVHLPAGCSQVDGQPQVWDKKAIKTKKRGVYVDYSELRKVLAAVITATENVSISSMAKLYSVLSMCIYQQRENPDKTELVEMPKDMVEASGARKTL, via the exons ATGCTAATTCCATGTGTGCTGACTGCTTTGCAAAA AAGAGGTGATTTTGAGGTCCACCAAAGCTGCAGAC GACAAAGTATTTACACCACTACAAAtccatctgtttt ATATACAATGGTCCTTTGGTGGGAGGCTGGCGAGGCGCTGGAAAGGCTGCCTGGAGGAGGTGTGGAGCCCCATC AAGTTTCACCAGAAgggaatgaaggaaaagaaggcaATGGTCTGCGTCGCTCCTTCCGGCAGAGGAAAGCTGTTGAGCGCTATCAATCTCCACTGGAAA ATCTAAGAAAACATAACCTAAGGTTGTCCAAACATACGTCAGCTGTCAAAAGGAGAGATTCTGGCAAAAAACGTAAAAG GTCTCCTTCGGCCAACTCTAAGAAAGATGACATAAAGGGAGCTCCAAATGATCACACAAAAACTGAAACAACTCGGAAAGGCAACTTAAATGAGGTTCACAATGATCACATGAAAATTGGAGCAAGTCTGGCTGGTGTGGAGCAAATGCAAATAGATGGTTCA GTGCAATTTCATGGCGTGGGTGGTCTGTCTGACCACATTTCAGCTTTAAAAGAGATGGTCATTTTGCCATTGCTTTATCCTGATGTTTTTGAAATATTGAAGTTTAAACCTCCAAG AGGCTGTTTATTCTATGGTCCACCAGGGACTGGAAAGACCCTGGTTGCTCGTGCACTAGCTAATGAATGTAGCAGAGGTGACAGAAAAGTAACCTTTTTTATGAGAAGTGCTGCTGACTGCATGAGTAAGTGGGTAGGAGAATCTGAACGACAGCTTCGTTTAGTATTTGAGCAG GCCTACCAGATGCGAccatcaattattttttttgatGAAATCGATGCTCTTGCTCCTGTACGGTCCAGCAAACAAGACCAAGTTCATAG CTCTGTTGTGGGGACACTTCTGACACTTATGGATGGCTTAGCCAGCAGAGGAGAGGTTGTGGTAATAGGAGCCACCAACAGACTGGATTCTATAGATCCTGCTTTACGAAGACCTGGGCGCTTTGAACGAGAATTCCTCTTCAACTTGCCAAACAAAGAG GCAAGAttagaaattttcaaaattcataCACGAGACTGGACCCTGAAGCCATCGGACAACTTACTTGAAGACCTGGCTGAGAAATGTGTTG gtTTCTGTGGTGCTGATATTAAAGCCTTATGTGTTGAagctgggctctgtgctttGCGCCGCCGCTATCCGCAGATACATGAGAGTGACAAAAGACTGAAGATAGATGCCAGATCGATTAAAGTAACAGCAAAGGATTTTGCCACAGCCATGCAGAAGATTGTTCCAGCATCACAGAGAGCTGGGGCTTCACCTGGGAGAGCACTACCAGCTATTTCAAAGCCGCTGTTAGAAAACACCCTGGAAAGAATTTTACAAGCCTTGCAGAGAGCATTTCCCCATGCAAAGCTTGCACTTAAGAAGAACCAAG GGAATGATGTGTTTGACAGTGATGATGACTTACCATCAATCTCTGAAAAGAGGCCTGACAGCAAAAAGGCAGAATTCCGCACTTTTAGCAG AAATTCTTCTTACCAGCCAACGTCTTTCAGGCCACGGTTCTTACTAGTTGAAGAGCCAGGATGTGGGCAGGCTTTTGATTTGGCACCTGCTGTATTACATGCCCTGGAAAAGTTTCCAGCTTATACACTAGATTTATCCACCTTGTTTGTTAGCACCACATCACAGGAAGAAACATGTTCACAG TTGATACGAGAAGCTCAAAGAACAGCACCAAGTATCATTTATATCCCACAAATCCCTTCGTGGTGGGAGGCTGTTGGACCTACACTGAAAGCTGGTTTTACAGGACTACTCAATAGCATTCCATACTTTGCTCCAGTTTTGCTCCTTGCAACATCTGATGTGCCACATGAAGATCTCCCTGAAGAG ATAAAAACATTGTTTAATGCTAATCGTGGAGAAGTTTTCAATATCCCGCGACCTACCTGTGCTGAAAGAAAAGGGTTTTATGAGGACTTGATTATGAGGCAAGCTGCTGAACCTCCTGCATCAAAAAACAATGCAG ATTCACAGGTACACCTTCCTGCAGGATGTTCTCAGGTGGATGGGCAACCACAAGTATGGGACAAGAAAGCAATCAAAACTAAAAAACGAGGAGTGTATGTGGATTACTCTGAGCTCAGA aaagtgtTGGCTGCTGTCATCACAGCAACTGAGAACGTCAGTATATCAAGCATGGCAAAACTATATTCTGTTCTTAGCATGTGCATTTACCAACAGCGAGAAAATCCGGACAAAACCGAATTAGTGGAG ATGCCTAAGGACATGGTTGAAGCTAGTGGTGCTAGAAAGACATTGTGA
- the SLC7A13 gene encoding solute carrier family 7 member 13 — protein MGKGESKDPKNVQRKEKAKMQLKRNIGYFDGVSFIIGSIVGAGIFVSPTGVLKHSLLNVGIALTIWTASGLVSLMGALCYAELGTALPFSGGEYSHIKRGLGSLPAFVFIWTSTFTKPASNAARALLFAEYATQPFYGICPAPDVLKKCLALAVLWSLGILNGLSVKMAAWVQAVFTLLKMMALSVIAVGGIVLLTARQKETLARFEGMFGSEIPNASQVAEAFFQGLYAYGGWWSLNYMAEEMKSPSRNIPLTVMTAVPAVIVFYLLVNISYLTVLTPKEIVSSVAVAVTWADRVIPSVAWIIPLSVAVSIFGALNSSMFTLGRLSYAGSQSGHLPLLISMLNVHSCTPAPAMIFSTTIASIFIIPSDLIMLTNYFGFSAWLMIGLTCASLIVLRYREPHLHRPYKVFLPVPFMMVAMSFFLVLAPIVWSPNLQYVYAFLFMLGSLIIYLPFIHFKLHFAFLDKITCHLQLLLEVCPADGSAEGKCE, from the exons atgggaaaaggagaaagcaaagaccccaaaaatgtgcaaagaaaagaaaaagctaagaTGCAACTCAAAAGAAATATAGGATATTTTGATGGGGTAAGTTTTATTATAGGATCAATTGTTGGAGCAGGGATCTTCGTGTCTCCCACAGGGGTGTTAAAACATTCCTTACTCAATGTTGGCATTGCACTAACGATCTGGACTGCGTCTGGACTGGTTTCTCTGATGGGTGCCCTCTGCTATGCCGAGCTGGGAACCGCTCTGCCCTTCTCCGGAGGAGAATACAGCCATATCAAAAGAGGCCTTGGGTCCCTACCTGCCTTCGTGTTTATCTGGACATCAACGTTTACCAAGCCAGCATCAAACGCTGCTCGAGCCTTGCTGTTTGCTGAATATGCCACGCAGCCTTTCTATGGCATTTGTCCTGCGCCAGACGTGCTGAAGAAGTGCTTGGCCTTGGCCGTTCTCTGGTCCCTGGGGATCTTGAATGGCCTCAGCGTCAAAATGGCTGCATGGGTGCAGGCAGTTTTCACTCTGCTGAAGATGATGGCCTTGTCTGTGATTGCTGTTGGTGGCATAGTTCTCCTCACTGCCAGGCAAAAGGAGACCCTAGCCAGGTTTGAGGGCATGTTCGGCTCAGAGATCCCCAATGCCTCACAGGTTGCTGAAGCCTTCTTCCAAGGGCTGTACGCGTATGGCGGCTGGTGGTCCCTCAATTACATGGCAG AGGAGATGAAAAGCCCCAGCAGAAATATCCCCTTAACTGTGATGACTGCTGTTCCTGCagtaattgttttttatttactaGTGAACATCTCATATCTGACTGTCCTCACACCTAAGGAAATTGTGTCCTCAG TTGCTGTGGCAGTCACTTGGGCTGATCGAGTGATCCCCTCTGTTGCCTGGATCATTCCTCTCTCTGTTGCTGTCTCAATATTTGGTGCCCTCAACAGCAGCATGTTCACACTCGGTCGATTAAGCTATGCTGGAAGTCAGTCAGGACATTTACCTCTTTTAATATCCATGCTTAATGTCCATTCCTGTACTCCAGCACCAGCCATGATTTTTTCAACCACCATTGCATCCATTTTCATCATCCCCTCTGACCTTATTATGTTAACAAATTACTTTGGATTTTCTGCGTGGCTTATGATTGGATTGACTTGCGCAAGCCTGATTGTACTTCGATACCGGGAACCTCATCTACACCGACCATACAAA GTGTTTTTACCAGTTCCATTTATGATGGTGGCGATGTCTTTCTTCCTAGTTCTAGCTCCCATAGTCTGGTCTCCAAACTTGCAATATGTTTACGCTTTCCTGTTTATGCTTGGAAGTCTTATTATTTATCTGCcttttatacattttaaattgcattttgcatttcttgaTAAAATTACTTGCCACTTACAGCTCCTGTTAGAAGTCTGTCCTGCTGATGGATCTGCTGAGGGCAAATGTGAATAG